From Synoicihabitans lomoniglobus, the proteins below share one genomic window:
- a CDS encoding class I SAM-dependent methyltransferase, producing MPIDPKQGEREYYARIGEAGITHAQGKPFTDEKCNRNLGNLTAIFNLLPEPPAKVIEFGCGVGWMSIMLARRGFTTTGVDISPDAIAAATAQRDALGLDHLDFVLADYEEIVGDASYDAAIFYEALHHAENEADAIASAYRSLKPGGIMIAFEPGKGHGDTTEAKQVVAEFGVHEKDMPIPEIVRLATAAGFRRHLTLPQPWDFMRTVYRPSYAHAKSSSDARGKFILGVFRAFRRFFFQRPDLSFVVLWK from the coding sequence GTGCCAATCGATCCCAAACAAGGCGAACGCGAATACTACGCCCGCATCGGCGAGGCCGGCATCACGCATGCGCAGGGCAAGCCGTTCACCGACGAGAAGTGTAACCGCAATCTCGGCAACCTCACTGCCATCTTCAACCTGCTGCCGGAGCCGCCGGCCAAAGTGATCGAGTTCGGCTGCGGGGTGGGCTGGATGTCGATCATGCTCGCCCGCCGCGGCTTCACCACCACGGGGGTCGACATCTCACCCGATGCCATCGCCGCGGCCACCGCCCAGCGAGACGCCCTCGGGCTCGACCACCTCGATTTTGTCTTGGCCGACTACGAGGAAATCGTCGGCGACGCCTCCTACGACGCGGCGATTTTTTATGAGGCGCTGCATCATGCCGAAAACGAAGCTGATGCCATCGCGTCGGCCTACCGCTCACTCAAACCCGGTGGCATCATGATCGCATTCGAACCGGGCAAAGGTCACGGCGACACCACCGAAGCCAAACAAGTCGTGGCCGAATTCGGCGTGCATGAGAAGGACATGCCCATTCCCGAAATCGTGCGCCTCGCCACCGCCGCCGGTTTTCGTCGCCACCTCACGCTGCCCCAGCCGTGGGACTTCATGCGCACCGTCTACCGACCCAGCTACGCCCACGCGAAATCTTCCAGCGACGCCCGCGGCAAATTCATTCTCGGGGTGTTCCGGGCGTTTCGTCGGTTCTTTTTTCAACGGCCGGACCTTTCGTTTGTGGTGCTTTGGAAGTAA
- a CDS encoding class I SAM-dependent methyltransferase — MNESDPKQGEREYYARKGPEGIAHALGKPFSDDHCKFNLANLAAIFHLLPAPPIRLLHLGCGVGWLSHILAQQRHEVVGVDIAPEAIAAAQHRRDEAGLSNLDYEVGDYEYFDGAESFDVVLFYDALHHAEEPAKAMACAHRALKANGALIAFEPGSGHHDSPTSQEAIERFGVHERDMPVSRIIELGEAAGFRRHLRLPHPADTLAELYHPGYSTATDQADLDRKKLDHTWQITRQVMRRNAPMEIVMLWK, encoded by the coding sequence TTGAACGAATCCGACCCCAAACAAGGCGAACGCGAATACTACGCCCGCAAAGGGCCCGAAGGCATCGCGCATGCTCTCGGCAAACCCTTCTCCGACGATCACTGCAAATTCAACCTCGCCAACCTCGCCGCGATTTTCCATCTGCTGCCCGCGCCCCCTATTCGGCTGCTTCATCTGGGCTGCGGCGTGGGTTGGTTGAGCCACATTCTCGCGCAACAACGCCATGAAGTCGTCGGCGTTGACATCGCCCCCGAAGCCATCGCCGCCGCCCAACACCGGCGGGACGAAGCGGGCTTGAGTAATCTCGACTACGAGGTCGGCGATTATGAGTATTTCGACGGGGCGGAGTCCTTCGACGTCGTGCTGTTTTACGACGCTTTGCACCACGCCGAGGAACCGGCCAAAGCGATGGCGTGTGCCCACCGGGCGCTCAAGGCCAACGGCGCGCTCATCGCGTTCGAACCTGGATCAGGGCATCACGACTCTCCGACCTCCCAGGAGGCGATCGAACGCTTCGGGGTGCACGAACGCGACATGCCGGTCTCGCGGATCATCGAGCTGGGCGAAGCCGCCGGCTTCCGACGCCATTTGCGACTACCGCATCCCGCCGACACGCTCGCCGAGCTTTATCACCCCGGCTACAGCACCGCGACCGATCAGGCAGATCTCGACCGCAAAAAACTCGATCACACCTGGCAAATCACCCGTCAAGTCATGCGGCGGAACGCCCCTATGGAAATCGTCATGTTGTGGAAATAG
- a CDS encoding ABC transporter ATP-binding protein yields the protein MIEVDHLTRIFRTYKKQPGFWGGVKGLVKREFEELAAANDISFSIKEGEFVGFLGPNGAGKTTTLKMLAGLIYPTSGSARVAGFDPTKRENAYRRIFALVLGQKNQLWWDLPAIESFLLLRHIYGIPAEQYQETLDELVDLLDVRPKLNVMVRELSLGERMKMELIAALLHRPRVLFLDEPTIGLDVASQRAVRSFLRAYNKRYKVTILLTSHYMADIQELCDRVIVIHKGNKIYDGDLNRLETGSAGTRQKIITFVPDLNSAESAGRVAFPADWQSAFGATTRDEVGKFHLRVPGPRVAEVSQEILNQGPVADITIEDVPLEDVIADLFERH from the coding sequence ATGATCGAAGTCGACCACCTCACGCGGATCTTCCGCACCTACAAAAAACAGCCCGGTTTCTGGGGCGGCGTGAAAGGCCTGGTCAAACGTGAATTTGAGGAGTTGGCGGCCGCCAACGACATCTCGTTTTCCATCAAGGAAGGCGAGTTCGTTGGTTTTCTCGGTCCCAATGGCGCGGGCAAAACGACGACGTTAAAGATGCTGGCCGGCTTGATTTATCCGACCAGCGGCAGCGCCCGCGTCGCCGGCTTCGACCCCACCAAACGCGAGAACGCCTACCGCCGTATTTTCGCCCTCGTCCTCGGCCAGAAAAACCAACTCTGGTGGGATCTTCCGGCGATCGAATCCTTCCTGCTGCTGCGCCACATCTACGGCATCCCGGCGGAGCAGTATCAGGAAACCTTGGACGAACTCGTCGACCTGCTCGATGTGCGCCCCAAACTCAACGTCATGGTGCGCGAGTTGTCTCTCGGCGAGCGCATGAAAATGGAACTCATCGCCGCCTTGCTCCACCGTCCGCGGGTGCTGTTCCTCGACGAGCCTACGATCGGACTCGATGTCGCCTCCCAGCGGGCCGTGCGCAGTTTTCTGCGCGCTTACAATAAACGTTACAAGGTCACGATCCTGCTCACCAGTCACTACATGGCTGACATCCAGGAGCTGTGCGACCGCGTGATCGTCATCCACAAGGGGAACAAGATCTACGACGGCGACCTCAACCGCCTCGAAACCGGCTCGGCCGGCACGCGCCAAAAAATCATCACGTTCGTGCCCGACCTCAACAGCGCCGAAAGCGCCGGCCGGGTGGCGTTTCCCGCCGACTGGCAATCGGCGTTTGGCGCAACCACGCGGGACGAAGTGGGCAAGTTCCACTTGCGGGTTCCCGGTCCCCGGGTGGCCGAGGTCTCACAAGAGATTCTAAATCAGGGCCCGGTCGCCGACATCACGATCGAGGATGTCCCCCTCGAAGACGTGATCGCGGACCTGTTCGAGCGACACTAA
- a CDS encoding GAF domain-containing protein — translation MPASFLLATEDLSLLHAWSAHVPAGRPLLTLEQVAAYHSLPSGVSVVVVFDAMLIEQFPKVLERCPLLVVGRPHSDAYEELKSSEKARHCLSYEESRERLGEFLPLLEEVAERGAVLDLMTEKNRRSEASRHPFSPVEQTSNSGPEMWDFLEGAVENIGSRERLLAEFRRASRHLLRASHTVFFLREENQFRADRGSSHCPVEDPLIRYLSSHPVVLDGIAWPSPDDPLSEMAVRNRMALWGARLLVPLHDNGHLIGIIACGVRDDGQPYTESDKARAVHVARLLRQFISQHHHFARLDRFYENTLLGDRYLPKTLMLGPDEEPPRQVPLVVRSLAGKARQLRDTQQLRPSAGQPFRAAAGIVAETGGVWVFWDEASAEIEDQVQDKRQGRLELLRDLSLTLNHEIGNALVSLSTLRQAGKVDKVPSGLVETIVEDVSRLERLNRDLVHLANLTEMSAEATDLRSLLGSIGQRLDVHVDLPPDPVEILLVDELIVFALEALAETVVHNQPADPENRLSLQLRSTGQGDEKTGLISVRGSGLELEGILPQAGPDETPNQGRLTVFIAKEVIRLHGGGIHAGPGLAGTEILISVRRWQ, via the coding sequence GTGCCCGCCTCCTTCCTCCTAGCCACTGAAGACCTCTCTCTATTGCACGCTTGGAGCGCTCACGTTCCAGCGGGACGTCCGTTGTTAACGTTGGAGCAGGTCGCCGCCTATCATTCCCTGCCGTCGGGGGTGTCCGTCGTCGTGGTTTTCGACGCAATGTTGATCGAGCAATTTCCCAAGGTTCTCGAACGTTGCCCGTTGCTCGTGGTCGGCCGTCCGCATTCCGATGCTTACGAGGAGCTGAAATCGTCCGAGAAAGCGCGGCATTGCCTGAGTTATGAAGAAAGCCGGGAGCGGCTCGGAGAGTTTCTTCCCTTGCTCGAGGAAGTGGCGGAACGAGGTGCCGTGTTGGATCTGATGACGGAAAAGAATCGTCGATCCGAGGCCAGCCGACATCCGTTTTCACCGGTGGAGCAAACCTCCAACAGTGGACCGGAAATGTGGGATTTTCTGGAGGGAGCCGTGGAAAACATCGGCTCGCGGGAACGACTCCTGGCGGAGTTTCGGCGTGCTTCGCGTCACCTGCTGCGGGCATCGCACACCGTCTTTTTCCTGCGCGAAGAGAATCAGTTCCGCGCGGACCGCGGCTCTTCTCATTGTCCGGTCGAGGATCCGTTGATTCGTTACCTCTCTTCGCATCCGGTCGTATTGGACGGTATTGCCTGGCCGTCTCCGGATGACCCGCTTTCAGAGATGGCGGTGCGAAACCGCATGGCATTGTGGGGCGCGCGTCTGTTGGTGCCCTTGCATGACAACGGGCACCTAATCGGTATCATCGCGTGTGGGGTGCGTGATGATGGCCAACCCTACACGGAGTCGGACAAGGCGCGCGCCGTGCATGTAGCGCGACTGTTGCGACAGTTCATAAGCCAGCATCACCACTTTGCGCGGTTGGATCGGTTTTACGAAAACACGCTGCTGGGTGATCGGTATCTGCCGAAAACCCTGATGTTGGGACCCGATGAAGAACCGCCCCGTCAGGTTCCGCTGGTCGTCAGGTCGCTGGCCGGAAAAGCCCGCCAGCTTCGCGACACCCAACAACTTCGACCTTCGGCGGGACAACCCTTCCGGGCCGCGGCCGGGATCGTGGCCGAGACCGGCGGGGTGTGGGTTTTTTGGGATGAGGCCAGTGCGGAGATCGAAGATCAGGTGCAGGACAAAAGGCAGGGACGACTCGAACTCCTGCGCGATTTGTCGCTGACTCTGAATCATGAGATCGGCAACGCGCTGGTTTCCCTGTCGACACTCCGCCAAGCGGGAAAGGTGGACAAAGTGCCGTCGGGATTGGTCGAAACCATCGTCGAGGATGTGTCACGGCTCGAGCGGTTGAATCGTGATTTGGTGCATTTGGCCAATCTGACCGAGATGTCGGCGGAAGCCACCGATCTACGTTCGCTGCTCGGATCAATCGGCCAGCGACTCGACGTTCATGTCGACCTGCCACCCGACCCGGTGGAGATCTTGTTGGTGGACGAGTTGATTGTTTTTGCGCTCGAAGCTCTGGCCGAAACCGTGGTGCACAATCAACCAGCGGACCCCGAGAATCGGTTGTCGCTCCAATTGCGTTCGACGGGGCAGGGGGATGAAAAGACCGGACTGATTTCAGTCCGAGGTTCGGGCTTGGAGCTTGAAGGCATTTTGCCTCAAGCCGGACCCGATGAGACCCCTAATCAAGGGCGGCTGACGGTGTTCATCGCCAAGGAAGTGATCCGCCTACACGGGGGAGGAATCCACGCCGGACCGGGATTAGCGGGCACCGAAATCCTGATTTCCGTTCGCCGCTGGCAATGA
- a CDS encoding ATP-binding protein has product MRRTNQMVALCSLIAALWLSSLHVTVTIASEKGLPWLRLTTAIGAFIPLSLWLVKEAITSSATGPSQGWRHRGWLWLGASLGLAIICFTDLFIPSYSTDDKRVYGIGYYVYIGGLISLYLTLCIRAFTRIRSLTGLPRLELQVWLLGGSGASLCVLLLMLARTLFKMPINLQGIVVLVFFGWTSIAITTHRIFDARHLLLTAAQKTLLWLFVVAGAYAFSEVAGRYLPSTIVFGLTIAVVLSFAGWLGGRLDQWLLRYPNAIQARTAAFQAAQSEINTDSLRKRFHSILNGWGQSDHAILLIEDEDKFCDNGISVQADDLFLAALEEVIWATPERLVRERETPARLRLASFLREHDLGAVVMERSSALTLVVGVGLRPSRRPFTYPEIVQLRELASIFESALSRTQLLAKAQRAEQLATVGLLGAGVAHEIRNPLVSIKTFAQLLPKHYDDPNFRERFSRLIGEEVARIDRLTEQLLDLAAPRAFQRSTVALHELVRASIDLVSARVSSRNVQIRTELTAAPDTVFSDANGLKQVILNLCFNAVQAQEEISPELPVVVCIATRRAGKFVELSVADDGPGIPDNSRAHLFDPFHSSKSNGFGLGLTVCSDILASLDSTIALDPYEADRGAVFRITLPCPPPSS; this is encoded by the coding sequence GTGCGTCGGACCAATCAAATGGTCGCGCTCTGTTCGCTGATCGCGGCCCTTTGGTTGAGCAGCTTGCATGTGACGGTGACGATTGCGTCGGAGAAGGGTCTTCCGTGGCTGCGACTGACCACAGCGATTGGAGCTTTTATTCCCCTGAGTTTATGGCTGGTGAAAGAAGCGATCACGTCCTCGGCCACCGGGCCGAGCCAGGGATGGCGACATCGGGGCTGGCTGTGGTTGGGCGCCTCGCTGGGATTGGCCATCATCTGTTTCACGGATCTCTTCATCCCCAGCTACTCCACAGATGATAAGCGGGTGTATGGGATCGGTTATTACGTCTACATCGGGGGACTGATCTCACTTTATCTGACGCTCTGTATTCGGGCGTTTACCCGCATTCGGTCGCTCACCGGTTTGCCGCGTTTGGAATTGCAAGTGTGGCTGCTGGGAGGCAGCGGAGCATCGCTGTGCGTGCTTCTGCTGATGTTGGCCCGGACGCTGTTTAAAATGCCGATCAATTTGCAGGGGATCGTCGTATTGGTGTTTTTCGGTTGGACCTCGATCGCGATCACGACGCACCGCATTTTCGACGCCCGACATCTGTTGCTCACGGCTGCGCAGAAGACGCTGCTGTGGCTCTTCGTGGTCGCGGGTGCCTATGCGTTTAGTGAAGTGGCCGGGCGCTACCTGCCGTCCACGATTGTGTTCGGTCTCACGATTGCGGTGGTCTTGAGTTTTGCGGGTTGGCTGGGAGGGCGACTGGATCAGTGGTTGCTGCGTTACCCCAATGCGATACAGGCGCGCACGGCGGCGTTTCAAGCGGCGCAATCCGAGATCAATACCGACAGTTTGCGCAAACGGTTTCACTCGATCCTGAACGGTTGGGGGCAGTCCGATCACGCGATTCTGTTGATCGAGGATGAGGACAAGTTTTGCGACAACGGCATTTCGGTGCAGGCCGATGACCTTTTCCTCGCCGCGCTGGAGGAAGTGATCTGGGCCACGCCGGAGAGACTGGTGCGCGAGCGGGAGACTCCGGCCCGATTGAGGCTCGCCTCCTTTCTCCGTGAACACGATTTGGGAGCGGTGGTCATGGAGCGCAGCTCGGCGCTCACCCTGGTGGTGGGCGTGGGACTTCGGCCGTCGCGCCGCCCGTTCACCTACCCGGAAATCGTGCAGTTGCGGGAGTTGGCCTCGATTTTTGAAAGTGCGCTTTCGCGGACGCAGCTGTTGGCCAAGGCGCAGCGCGCGGAACAATTGGCGACGGTGGGCCTACTCGGAGCAGGGGTGGCTCACGAAATTCGCAATCCCTTGGTTTCAATCAAGACCTTCGCGCAACTCCTGCCGAAGCACTACGATGATCCGAATTTTCGCGAACGATTTTCGCGACTCATCGGCGAGGAAGTAGCGCGCATTGATCGCCTCACCGAACAGTTGCTGGATTTGGCCGCGCCGCGGGCGTTCCAGCGCTCGACGGTGGCCTTGCATGAATTGGTGCGCGCGAGCATCGATCTGGTATCTGCGCGGGTCTCGAGTCGTAATGTGCAGATTCGCACCGAACTCACCGCTGCCCCCGACACCGTGTTCAGTGACGCCAATGGTTTGAAACAAGTGATCCTGAATCTCTGCTTCAACGCCGTGCAGGCTCAGGAGGAAATTTCCCCCGAACTACCAGTGGTGGTTTGCATCGCCACGCGACGCGCCGGCAAATTCGTGGAACTCTCCGTGGCCGACGACGGCCCGGGAATTCCCGACAACTCGCGGGCGCATTTGTTCGACCCTTTTCACTCTTCGAAATCAAATGGGTTTGGCTTAGGCCTGACTGTTTGTAGTGACATTCTTGCCAGTCTCGACTCCACCATCGCACTCGATCCCTATGAAGCCGATCGCGGTGCGGTTTTCCGTATCACTCTGCCGTGCCCGCCTCCTTCCTCCTAG
- a CDS encoding beta-ketoacyl synthase N-terminal-like domain-containing protein — MRRRRVKVTGVGPVTPAGIGRAAFEAGIQESISRIKRFDRLGPDWGPFIAAEVDDDEISRLVNRRELPNHLARHSLLGAIAGVLAVRDAGIEVSEIQRANPAVITGTSIMDFGGINRELESVAEKGVKGIIPRLIYTVSVANVGSAIAEALRVNARSLAVQSSCCSGLDAIGRGAAMVANGEADVVIAGGSEAPLFKHPLLEFRRVNLTPSTWDNAAEHCRPFDLWRTTGTVSEGAAMFVLEPEDSPRPGYCFVDGYAFANDTVGDVCSGMEAAMADALADARLRADDIDVINAWAPGHTTIDAAEARLIKKVFGSRADEILTHSIKGALGNALGGAPAMQAAASALGLRGQYVPPSVNWEFPDPGCPLRISSNLEYFNHDHVIINAHGIAGMNTSLVVSRCK, encoded by the coding sequence ATGAGACGTCGTCGTGTGAAAGTCACCGGCGTAGGGCCGGTGACGCCCGCTGGCATTGGCCGGGCCGCCTTTGAGGCGGGTATTCAAGAGTCGATCAGTCGGATAAAGCGATTTGACCGGCTGGGGCCGGATTGGGGGCCCTTTATCGCGGCGGAAGTCGACGACGACGAAATCAGTCGTCTGGTCAATCGGCGCGAACTTCCGAATCACCTGGCTCGACATTCCCTGCTCGGAGCGATCGCCGGAGTTTTGGCGGTGCGGGATGCGGGGATCGAGGTCAGTGAAATTCAGCGGGCCAATCCTGCTGTGATCACGGGAACTTCGATCATGGATTTCGGAGGAATCAACCGGGAACTGGAGTCAGTGGCGGAGAAGGGCGTGAAGGGAATCATTCCCCGGCTCATCTATACGGTGAGTGTCGCCAATGTGGGGTCGGCCATCGCCGAAGCTTTGCGCGTGAATGCGCGATCCTTGGCCGTGCAAAGTTCCTGTTGCTCCGGCCTCGACGCCATTGGTCGCGGGGCGGCGATGGTGGCCAACGGTGAAGCGGATGTGGTGATCGCGGGAGGATCGGAGGCGCCCCTGTTCAAGCACCCGCTGTTGGAGTTTCGTCGGGTGAATCTCACGCCCTCCACTTGGGACAATGCCGCCGAGCATTGTCGGCCGTTCGACCTGTGGCGCACCACCGGCACCGTGAGTGAAGGTGCCGCGATGTTTGTGTTGGAGCCGGAAGACAGCCCGCGACCGGGTTACTGCTTCGTCGATGGCTACGCCTTCGCGAACGACACGGTGGGTGATGTTTGCAGTGGCATGGAAGCCGCCATGGCGGATGCGTTGGCCGATGCCCGATTGCGTGCGGACGACATCGACGTGATAAACGCGTGGGCGCCGGGTCATACCACGATCGACGCGGCGGAGGCACGACTGATCAAAAAGGTGTTCGGCAGCCGCGCGGATGAAATTCTGACACACTCCATCAAAGGTGCCTTGGGCAATGCCCTGGGGGGCGCCCCCGCCATGCAGGCGGCGGCCTCGGCGCTGGGGCTGCGGGGACAATATGTGCCACCTTCCGTAAATTGGGAGTTCCCTGATCCGGGCTGTCCGTTGAGGATTTCTTCCAACTTGGAGTATTTCAATCACGACCACGTGATTATCAATGCTCACGGAATCGCCGGAATGAATACCTCGTTGGTCGTGTCCAGATGCAAATAA
- a CDS encoding ATP-binding response regulator has translation MATETAIETSTQIDRPRVLVVDDEYGPRESIAFTLGTEFDVDTAERAAEALAKIKQESFAVIILDIRMPEMDGIKALAKIRELDREVAVVMLTGYGTLATAQQAMVGGANQYLRKPPDIEELLSAVRRQASGTVVRREEAKANLSSRLMLDKLKREMSETQSSVWQGRASVELVHDLANPLTVMIGYSGLLTDEADSIAQTNPEIGERIKEYSEIIERASEYCHHLAENWRQTTRKSSEFADVDLVALTEEVKKVIFFGNQAISIQGVNKAVVRGARFELARVLQNLLRNALEAGATELRINVRTGADSVEVELKDNGEGMDETVAKEALKGGFTTKPHGTGLGLSICRHLLGAHGATMGVESEPGEGTTIRLVFPSVK, from the coding sequence ATGGCTACGGAAACTGCGATCGAAACTTCCACGCAAATTGACCGGCCCCGGGTATTAGTCGTCGACGACGAATATGGCCCGCGCGAGTCGATAGCATTCACGCTTGGCACGGAGTTCGACGTGGACACGGCGGAACGGGCGGCGGAGGCCTTGGCGAAGATCAAACAAGAGTCATTTGCCGTGATCATCCTCGACATCCGCATGCCGGAAATGGACGGAATCAAAGCGTTGGCCAAGATTCGGGAATTGGATCGGGAAGTGGCGGTCGTGATGCTCACGGGTTACGGCACATTGGCGACGGCCCAACAAGCGATGGTCGGCGGCGCGAATCAGTATCTGCGCAAGCCGCCCGATATCGAAGAACTGCTTTCGGCGGTGCGGCGGCAGGCGTCGGGCACGGTCGTGCGGCGGGAAGAGGCGAAGGCGAATTTGTCGTCGCGCCTCATGCTCGATAAATTGAAGCGCGAGATGTCGGAGACGCAGTCTTCGGTCTGGCAGGGTCGGGCGTCGGTGGAGTTGGTCCATGATCTGGCCAATCCGTTGACGGTCATGATCGGGTATTCGGGTCTGTTGACCGATGAAGCCGATTCGATTGCACAAACCAATCCCGAGATCGGCGAACGCATCAAAGAGTATTCAGAAATTATCGAGCGAGCTTCGGAGTATTGCCATCACTTGGCGGAAAATTGGCGGCAGACCACGCGTAAATCCAGCGAGTTTGCCGATGTTGATTTGGTGGCGCTGACTGAAGAGGTGAAAAAGGTCATCTTCTTCGGGAATCAGGCGATTTCGATTCAAGGGGTGAACAAGGCCGTGGTGCGCGGCGCGCGGTTTGAATTGGCTCGCGTATTGCAAAATCTGCTACGCAACGCGCTGGAAGCCGGCGCCACGGAATTGCGTATTAATGTCAGGACCGGAGCCGACAGCGTCGAAGTTGAATTGAAAGACAATGGGGAAGGCATGGACGAGACGGTGGCCAAGGAGGCGCTCAAGGGCGGGTTCACGACAAAACCCCACGGCACGGGTCTGGGATTGAGTATATGCCGTCATCTATTGGGGGCTCATGGTGCGACCATGGGAGTGGAGTCGGAGCCCGGCGAGGGCACCACGATTCGATTGGTATTTCCGTCCGTAAAATGA
- a CDS encoding DNA recombination protein RmuC: protein MEIERLKSELTTTQTAYETARQAQVLADQKLAALTAESATRLQAERERFTEQESRTKQHLADLDKMRATMQTQFEAVAGKLLDEKTQKFTDHNKAQVDALLLPLRQQIKEFRERVDTVYKGDTEDRAALKTQIEQLRQLNTRITDEAHALTRALKGQAQTRGAWGELVLERLLESSGLRAGEDYTTQTSMTNDDGRRLRPDVIVRLPDERHLVIDSKVSLVAYEQFANATEDDLRASSLKTHATAVRRHVDELSGKRYDDMGQLNTPDYVLMFVPIEPAFTAAIQADPALYEWAFDRRVILVTAPTLLATLKTIASLWKQDKQTKNALEIAKRGGLLYDKFVGLYTDLENIGQHLDRTRSSYDDALGKLRDGRGNLLGQVDALRELGVRTQKNLPTSDESA, encoded by the coding sequence ATGGAGATCGAGCGTCTGAAATCGGAGCTGACGACGACCCAAACGGCCTACGAAACGGCCCGTCAGGCCCAGGTCCTGGCGGATCAAAAACTGGCTGCGTTGACCGCCGAATCCGCCACTCGTTTGCAAGCCGAACGCGAACGTTTTACCGAACAGGAATCGCGCACCAAGCAACACCTCGCCGACCTCGATAAAATGCGCGCGACCATGCAAACGCAGTTCGAGGCCGTCGCCGGCAAACTCCTCGACGAGAAAACGCAGAAATTCACCGACCACAACAAGGCGCAGGTCGATGCCCTGCTCCTCCCACTGCGGCAGCAAATCAAAGAATTCCGCGAACGCGTCGACACCGTCTACAAGGGCGACACCGAAGATCGCGCCGCACTCAAAACCCAGATCGAACAACTGCGGCAGCTCAACACCCGCATCACCGACGAGGCCCACGCCCTCACCCGCGCGCTCAAAGGGCAGGCCCAGACTCGCGGGGCGTGGGGTGAATTGGTGCTCGAACGTCTGCTGGAAAGTTCCGGTCTGCGGGCCGGCGAGGACTACACCACCCAGACCTCGATGACCAACGACGACGGTCGTCGCCTCCGCCCCGATGTCATCGTGCGCCTGCCCGATGAACGCCACCTCGTCATCGACTCCAAGGTCTCCCTCGTCGCCTACGAGCAGTTCGCCAACGCCACCGAGGACGACCTCCGCGCGTCCTCGCTCAAAACTCACGCCACCGCCGTGCGACGCCACGTCGACGAACTCTCCGGCAAACGCTACGACGACATGGGGCAGCTCAACACCCCCGACTACGTGCTCATGTTCGTCCCCATCGAACCGGCCTTCACCGCCGCGATTCAAGCCGATCCGGCCCTCTACGAATGGGCGTTCGACCGCCGCGTGATTCTGGTCACCGCCCCCACCCTGCTCGCCACCCTCAAAACCATCGCGTCGTTGTGGAAGCAGGACAAACAGACCAAAAACGCCCTCGAAATCGCCAAGCGCGGCGGTCTGCTATACGACAAATTCGTCGGCCTCTACACTGATCTGGAAAATATCGGCCAACATCTCGACCGCACGCGATCCAGCTACGATGACGCGTTGGGCAAGCTGCGCGACGGCCGCGGCAACCTGCTCGGCCAAGTCGACGCATTGCGTGAGCTCGGCGTCAGAACGCAAAAAAACCTGCCGACCTCCGACGAGTCAGCCTGA
- a CDS encoding DUF1697 domain-containing protein, with amino-acid sequence MPRYIAFLRGINLGRRRIKMDALRAVFEKLPVTDVATYIASGNVLFTSTARSATVWQDTIAAHLENELGYAVNTIVRTRAELTALVAQAPLGELFCDQPHASTQVTLFAAPVTSEIVTKLDGFRTTTDAFAVVDRELYWRCATKLTASTVWKDTKINPHHFPTGTTRNLQTLQKLAELYPA; translated from the coding sequence ATGCCTCGCTACATCGCCTTCCTTCGTGGAATCAATCTGGGGCGGCGGCGCATCAAGATGGACGCACTCCGGGCCGTGTTCGAAAAACTCCCGGTCACCGATGTCGCCACCTACATCGCCAGCGGCAACGTGCTCTTCACTTCCACCGCGCGCAGCGCGACGGTCTGGCAAGACACCATCGCCGCGCATCTCGAGAACGAGCTGGGATATGCGGTCAATACCATCGTGCGCACGCGGGCCGAGCTCACCGCGCTCGTCGCACAGGCGCCCCTCGGTGAACTGTTCTGCGATCAGCCCCATGCCAGCACGCAAGTGACGCTGTTTGCCGCCCCGGTCACCTCCGAGATCGTGACGAAACTCGATGGTTTCCGCACCACGACCGATGCCTTCGCCGTGGTGGACCGCGAACTCTACTGGCGGTGCGCGACCAAACTCACCGCGTCGACCGTGTGGAAAGATACCAAAATCAACCCCCACCACTTCCCCACTGGCACGACCCGAAACCTGCAAACGCTGCAAAAACTCGCGGAACTTTACCCGGCATGA